In Pseudomonas fluorescens, one genomic interval encodes:
- a CDS encoding LysR family transcriptional regulator, whose translation METFSSIECFVRSAEVGSFAEAARRLSLTPAAVGKSVAKLEVRLGVRLFQRSTRSLTLTEAGQLFLSQVSGSLTTIQNAVANLASVEGLPAGTLKVSMGTVFGRLYIVPLLQEFLRRFPAINPDWHFDNRQVDLIGQGFDAAIGGGFELPQGVVARRLAPAHRVLVASADYLQRHEAIAEPDDLQRHDGILIRSPQTGRVRSWQLISGRSQLCQPLTLKTRMTMSDSEAACATAAQGLGIALVSMPFAVGYLEAGTLQRVLPDWYIDDGNISIYYAEHKLLPGKTRAFVDFVIEQFAERGLARRFSAF comes from the coding sequence ATGGAAACTTTCAGCAGCATCGAATGCTTCGTGCGCAGCGCCGAAGTCGGCAGCTTTGCCGAAGCCGCCCGGCGCTTGAGCCTGACCCCGGCCGCCGTCGGCAAGAGTGTGGCGAAGCTCGAGGTGCGGCTCGGTGTACGGCTGTTCCAGCGTAGTACACGCAGCCTGACCCTGACCGAGGCCGGCCAGCTGTTTTTGAGTCAGGTCAGTGGCAGTTTGACGACGATTCAGAATGCGGTGGCCAATCTGGCGAGTGTGGAGGGGCTGCCGGCGGGGACGTTGAAAGTCAGCATGGGCACGGTATTCGGGCGCTTGTACATCGTGCCATTGCTGCAAGAATTTTTACGTCGGTTTCCGGCGATCAACCCTGACTGGCATTTTGATAACCGTCAGGTCGATTTGATTGGGCAGGGTTTCGATGCGGCGATTGGCGGCGGCTTTGAATTGCCCCAAGGCGTGGTCGCACGCAGATTGGCACCCGCGCATCGTGTGTTGGTCGCATCTGCTGACTATCTGCAAAGGCACGAAGCGATCGCCGAACCTGATGACCTGCAACGTCACGATGGCATCCTGATTCGTTCGCCGCAGACCGGTCGAGTGCGCTCCTGGCAGTTGATCAGTGGCCGCAGTCAGCTCTGTCAGCCCTTGACCCTCAAGACGCGAATGACCATGAGCGACTCCGAAGCCGCCTGCGCTACGGCAGCACAAGGGCTGGGCATCGCGCTGGTCAGCATGCCGTTTGCCGTGGGTTACCTCGAGGCCGGCACATTGCAACGCGTGCTGCCGGACTGGTACATCGATGACGGCAACATTTCGATCTATTACGCCGAGCATAAATTGTTGCCGGGCAAGACTCGGGCGTTTGTCGATTTTGTGATTGAGCAGTTTGCAGAGCGAGGGTTGGCTCGGCGGTTCAGTGCTTTCTGA